The window GCTCTATCGCGGTCACATCTTCGGCAACAAGCTGCCTCTCACCGTCTTTTTCAAGATACGCTTTTGACAGACACACTCTAGTCCTCCCTCCCCCCGAGCTTCTGCAGTGCCTGGGACAGGTATTCACCCGCTTTCTCCATCTCCTGCGCCGCCTGCGTCATATCATCACCGGCACCGGTTTCACCGAGGGCGTTCACCTTATCCGCCCACTCGCGGAACTCCTTGCTGTGCTCCTGATTGTGCCCAATCCAGTGGGCCAGCAGAATCCTTACCTTTGCCAGGATGTCTTCACTGCTCATGGGCAACCTCCTCATTTTATTGTGTCGCATGCCGGGTACGCGGTGTGCGTACCTGACAGCACAGGACGCTGTCTTGTCCTGAAACAATCTACTGTCGACACCGGGAGCACAGTCCGGTAATGGCGAGATGCCTGATCTCGGCGACGAAATCGTGCTTCCTGAGCAGTGCTTTCTCAAGAGGGACCAGCAGCGACTCATCAAGGTCAATGGTAGCGCCGCACCGCCGACAGATAAGGTGGTGATGATGCCCCTTGTTGGCCGGGTGATAGCGGAACCGGCCCCCGCCGAGGTCGGTCTCGGTTACCAGGTCGAGTTTCTTTAACAGTTCCAGTGTCCGATAGACCGTGGAGATATTGACATTGGGGTATTTGGCTACTACCTGGGAATACATCTCTTCGGCGCTGATGTGGTCATCGCTGTTTTCAATGGCCTCAAATATCATCAGCCGCTGCGGTGTCAGACGATATCCCTGCTTGCCCAGCGCGCTGGCAATGTCCCTGCCGTACTCCATGTAGCATCACCCCGGTCTTCCGGTTCTTCACCGGGTCTTCCCGGCAATCTCCGCTGAGTATCATACCAGAACCGGGGGATAAATGCAAGTAGTTGCAGTTACAAATAATTGCAACAATCGCTGGCAGCGTTGACCGTGCCTGTGCTGCCCTGGTCACGTGCGTCCGGTAGCTGAGTTTCGTATCAGGGTGATGAAAAACCCTTTCGACCAACCCCCGTGCGGCCCGGATTGAGCGCCCCTCAGAAGGGGCGGTGCTCCTCAGAAGGGGCGGGGCGCCTCTCAGAAGAGGGAGCGCCTCTCAGAAGAGGGGGCGCCTCTCAGAAGAGGGAGCGCCTCTCAGAAGAGGGAGCGCCTCTCAGAAGAGGGAGCGCCTCTCAGAAGAGGGAGCGCCTCTCAGAAGAGGGAGCGCCTCTCAGAAGAGGCGGGGCCATCAGAATGGGCGGGCCCTCTGGACTCCCCTTTTTCAGCACCCTGCTATATCTGGCTGTAGCCGCTGCCGACGCGGTCAACACCGGCGCCCTGGGCTTTGTCTATCCAGCCGAACTCCTTGAGAATCTGCTGGCTGTAGGTGACCCGACCGGTGACCCTGTCCAGCGGCTCGGTAGCCAGCAGGAGGGCGGCTCTGGCCATCATCTCCGGCGGCTCACCGCGTGGGTCATCCATACCCGTGACCAGATTGTGGTAGACGGTACCCGGTGTCGGTACAACCTGAGAGGGTGATACACAGGTCACCGAAATGCCATACCGGTAGACCTCCTCGGCCAGCCCCTGGGTGAACCGCTCCAGCGCCGCCTTCTCGGCACCGTAGAGGGTGCCGCCGCGCTCACCGCCGGTGGCCTCTTTGTAGGGACCACGCCCCGGACCGATTGCCGCTCCCGAGGAGATGTTGACGATAGCCCCGCTACCCCGCTCCACCATGTCCTGAAGCGCGAGCTGGCTCAGGATGAAGGGACCGTGGAAGTTCACCGAGAAAGACCGGAGCCACCTGCGGACCGGGATATCCTTGACCGGTATGAAGTAAGTCAGGGCGGCGTTGTTCACCATGACATCGACCGGACCGAATATCTCCCTGGTCTTCGCCACCAGTTCACGGCAGCTCTCCTCATGGGACACGTCGACCTGCATCGGCACCGCCGTGCCTCCGGCTTTCTCAATTTCCGAGACCGTTGTCATTAGCGAGCCTTCCAGGATATGGTCTCCTTCGGTTACTGTCCGCGCGGCGCAGGCGACTTTCGCGCCCTCCGCAGCGAACAGTAGTGCAATTGCCTTACCGATACCACGACTCGCTCCCGTCACGATTGCTACCTTGCCATCAAGTTTCCCCATTATCGACCTCCTTCGTTTTTCCTGTAAGAGAAACAGGCAAACCGCCCGTTCACGCCTTCCTGGGCAGGTTGCTGAAAAACCCTTTCGACCAATCCCCGTGCGGCCCAGCTGGGCCGCCTCCCCCTTCCTAGCCAGGAAGGGGGTAGAATTTATATCTGGGGGACACCCCCAGACCCCTGCCGAAGGGGCGAAGCCCCTTCGGGACTTCCCTTTTTCAGCGCCTTCCTGGGCAGGTGCCTGTCCCGGCTGTCCAGCATTATCGTTACCGGACCATCGTTGTGGATTTCGACCTGCATATACTGCTGAAATCGGCCCGTGGCCACACTGAGCCCGGTCGCCCTGGCCCGCTCGACAAAGTTTTCGAACAGTTCCTCGGCTATTTCCGGTGGCGCCGCATCGGTGAAGCTGGGGCGACGGCCTTTCCTTGTGCCGGCCAGCAACGTAAACTGGCTGACCAGTAGCAGCTCTCCTCTGACATCTTCAATGGAAAGGTTGAACTTGCCCGCTTCGTCCTCAAAGATACGGAGACCAAGTGTCTTCGAGACCAGGTATTCTACGTCTTCCCGGCTATCTCCGTCAGCCACACCGACGAAGACCACCAGCCCCCGCCCGATGCTGCCGACCAGCTCACTGCCGACACTGACCGAAGCCTTGCCGACCCGTTGCAGCAGCGCTTTCACTCTTTGGCTCCACCCGAGTCCTTCCCGGCGGTGGTTTTCTCCTCGCCGGCCGGTTTTTTATCAGCCGGCTTCTCCTGACCGGCGCCGGACTTACCGGCATCACCGTGACCATCCCCGCCGAAATCACCCGGCTTGCGGCTATCCGTCACGTAGAAACCACTTCCTTTGAAAATTATCGGGGCCGGATGGAAAAGCCTCCGACTTGCACTCTGGCAACGGGGACATTTCGCCCCCGGTTCATCAGTGTAACTCTGCCGCTTCTCAAAGTGGTGGCCACATGACTGGCACTCGTAATCGTAGGTAGGCACCCTTCACCTCACAGGAAAAATTGTAGTTGATTGCCTTGGCGCAATCAATGTCGACTGCTCTGGTGCAATCAGTTAAGATTATACCCTTTTGCGCTTCCACCTGCCAAGTCGGAAATACAACACCGTAGCAATTGCCGTAACGAACACCCCCGCCACGAGCGCCCAGCGTATTCCGAGGACACCCATCTCTGTTAACTCCGGCAGCAGATACGCCAGGGGCAATATTACCAACCAACTCGCTACCATTCCAATTACCATTGGCGGTACAGTGTCACCGGTGCCGGAGAGGGACTGCCCAAGCACCACACCGAGACCGAGCATCACATAACCTGCGGCGGCTATCCTCATGAACGTGCTGGTCATTTCCACAATATCCGGTTCGGTACTGAAAATACTCACAATGTTCTCTGCCCATACCAGCACTACTACCGAGCAGATGACCATGAGCGCCGTGGACAGTCCGACGGCCTGCCAGCTACCCCGCTCTGCCCGTCCGGGATGCCCCGCCCCCATGTTCTGCCCCGCAAGCACGCCCGAGGCCGTACCAAGTCCGATATTAATCGGTATCAGCAGCATCTCAACCCGCTGCATCAGTGAGTGTGCTGCCACCGCCAGTGTACCGAACGGCGCTGTCAGCCAGGCCACTACCACCAGGCTCAAGGAACGCTGTACCCCCATTACCGAGGCCGGGATACCTATCTTTACCATACGCCAGACCATTGAGAGGTCAATCCGGAAGTGTCTCATCGTTAGTCTGAGCCTGCCTTTCTCCAGAGCAGGAATTCTCCACACGGCCATAAATGCGCAAGCACGGAGCAACAAATTGCCGGATGACTGACTGTCAGCCCAACCTTTCAACCACCGGTCCCAGTCGAAACGAACGGCACGTCCGGTGAAGAGCGCCCAGAGCACCAGGACCATGCCGATGCCACGTGAAATCACATTGGCCATCGCAGCACCACTGGCGCCCATATCCGGAAATAGTCCCCAGCCGAAGACCAAGGCGTAGCTCAGCGGGATGTGGACGAGCCGGTAGAAGATAACGATTGCCAGCGGGGTTACGGCATCCCCGGAGGCCTGCATGATGCTGTAGCCAATTAACCAGAAGGCTACCGTGACCGAGCCAAAACCGAACATGATACGCATGTAGTCGGTGCCCACCGCAATAACGTCAGGTTCAAGCCCCATCAGAGTCAGGACTATTTCGGAAAGCGTAAGACCCAGAATTACCATTACCAGCGTGTAGAACACACCAATGATAAAAGTCTGCTGACCGGTATGATTTGCTTGCTCAATATCTCCGGAACCGACAAATCGAGCGACAAGGGCACGTATACCGATACCCAGTCCGTTCATCAACATCATCTGGAAGCCGGCGTAGATACCGGCGATGCCGATACCGGCAACAGCCGCCGCTCCGAGCTTGCCCACCCAGACCATATCGATACTGATACCGATCATGTACAGGCCTTCGGTGACAACCATCGGCCAGGACAGACTCAGAAGGTTGCGCGTAACGCTGCCCCTGGTCCAGTCCTTCTCCCGCTTCACTTCCAGGCTACCTGTCGATTCCATGAAAAGGCTCCACTGGAGTAGGTTGTTATACTACACTAGATTCTCTTACTCTTCCACCTCCCGGACTTGAAGTATACGGTATATATAATAGCGCGAAGGACAATGGCAGATACAATTCCCCAACGGACACCATATACGCCGAGGTCCGTGTATTTAGGCAGGAAATAGGCCAGCGGCACCTGTATCAGCCACATGCTGAGGAGAGTGGTAATCATCGGTATCATCGTGTCTCCGACACCGTTGAGGCACTGCGAAAGCACCATCACCAGACCAAACACTACGAAGGACACAATTTCTATACGAAGAAAGTTACCGCCAAGCGCCTTCAACGCCGGTTCCGAGTTAAATACACCTATTATTTCTTCAGCCCAGAATACGATCACCAAAGAAGCAATAACCATTACCACGGAAAACAGGGCCGCCGCCGTCCATCCGGTCCGCTCGGCGCGCCCCGGCTGCCTGGCACCCAGGTTCTGTCCCGCCAGAACACCCGCCGCCTGACCGATTCCCTGGGCTGGCATGTGGGCAAACTGCGCAACCCTCTGAATCAGGGAGTGAGCCGCTACCGCGGTTGTGCCGAAAGGGGTTACGAACAAAACCAGTACGAGATTGGCAAAACTACGCTCGATACCGGTGACTGATGCCGGGATACCAATCCGGACAATACGCCAGATGATATTACGGTCCAGACTGAAATTCCGCAGGCTCAACCGCAGGCGTGATGGTACTAATTGGACAACCCGCCAGATGGCAATACGCCCGATTATGCCCCTGTCATTCCACCAGCGAGACCGGTCCAGCCAGACCGACTTCCCTGAGAAAAGAGCCCATAGACCAACTGCCGCACCGAGGCTTTGCGAAATGACATTGGTCATCGCGGCCCCGCTTACGCCCATAGCGGGGAATATCCACCAGCCGAAGACCAGGAAGGGGCATAAGGCTACATGCAGAATCCGGAAGCCTGCCGAGGCCATCATCGGGGTTAGTGAGTCGCCGGAGGCCTGCATAACACTTTCGGCCATCATCCGGAAAGACATCGCTACCGAGCCAATGAACATAATTCTCATGTAGGCGGCCCCTTCGGATACCACCTCTTCTTCGAGACCAAATACACGCATGATAGGTTCGGCCAGGACAATGCCGATAATGGCCATAATAATAGAGAAAACGGCACTGACTACAACGGCCTGCTGACCAACACTATTGGCACCCTTGTCGTCACCAGCACCAATGAAGCGGGCTATCATAGCCCTGGTGCCGGTAGTCAAGCCCATCCTGGCTGAATTCACCACCATCACCGCGGTACCGGCAACACCGACACCCGCAATGGAGGCTTCGCCCAGCTTGCCAACCCATATCATGTCAATAGTAGGGCCCATCATGGTCATGATGGCATTGATAGACATCGGCCAACCGAGCAGCAGGAGGTTCCTGATGATACTTCCCCTGGTCCAGTCACGTTGGAACCTTCTGCTTTTTCCCCCGTATTCCGGGGTTTCCCCGGTCTCTTCTTCTATTTCCATAGTATCCGGTCCGTGGTCAGACCCGCTTCCGCTTCCACCTGCCAAGCTTGAAGTATGTCGTGTAGCCAATTGCGCCCGCACCTATCGAGATAACCATCGCCCAGCGCACTCCGTAGACTCCGAGGCTGGTGTAATTGGGCAGGACGTAGGCCAATGGCAACTGTATCAGCCACATCATCAACAGGCTGATAACCATCGGTGGGACGGTGTCACCGGCACCGGAGATGCAGAACTGGAGTACGATGACGAACCCAATCAGGAAGTAGCCGGTGGTGGCTATCCGGATGAATCTGCTACCCATCTCTACCAGGCCGGATTCCTTGTTGAAGATGGTGACGACACTCTCCGCCCCCAGCAGTAACCCCAGCGAGCAAACGGCCATCAACGCCAGGGCCACAATGGCCGCGAGCCAGCCACCCCTCTCGGCGCGCTCCGGCTGGCCAGCGCCAAGGTTCTGTCCGGCGAGGGTACCGGCCGCCATGCCCAGTCCCATGACCGGCATGAACAGTATCATCTCCACACGCTGGGAAATAGTGTGGGCAGCCACAGCGAAGGTGCCGAAGGGCGCCATAATTCTGATAAAGACAAACCCGGCCAGGGCCATCTGCATCCCCATGATACTGGATGGTACACCGATTCTGATAATACGCCAGATGATACCGGGGTCAATGCGGAAGTTATCGAGCGTCAGCTTCATCTGGGCCTGCCCCAGGCGGAGCATTTTCCGAACGGGACTAAAATAGATGGACCTTCCCGTGAACAAGACCCACAATGAAAGGCCCAGCCCCAGGGTCTGTGAGATGATATTGGTATATGCGGCACCACTGACCCCCAGTTGGGGAAATACCCACCAGCCGAGCACCATGAAGGGGCAGAGGGCCACGTGGAGGAATCTGAAGAAAATGCCGATCCACATCGGTGTTACCGCGTCCCCGGAGGCCTGCATAGCACCCTCGCACATCATGCGGACCACCATCACTATCCCGCCGACGAACACAATCCTCAGGTAGGTTGCTCCCTGGAGGATGACCTCCTCCTCCAGAGGGAACAGGCGCATTATAGACTCGGCAAGAAAGAGGCCGACCAGTGCCATGATTACCGAAACAACGGCGCTGACCACAAATGCCTGTACGGCCACGTAGTTGGCACTCTGGAGGTCGCGGGCCCCGATGAAACGGGCAATGATTGCTCGCATTCCCATGGCAAGACCCATGATAGCCGACATCAGGAGTTGCACACCGATGCCGGCAACACCGACAGCGGCAATGGCCGCTGAGCCCAGCTTTCCCACCCATATCATGTCAATGGTGGGGCCCAGCATGTTCAGGCTGGAACTGACCATCATCGGCCAGGACAGCTTCATCAGATTGCCGATGATGCTGCCCTGGGTCCAATCACGGTCGGACCCGTTACGTCTTCTATCGTATTCCGGGGTTTCCTCGGTCTCTTCTTCTATCCCCATAGTATCCGGTCCGTGGTCAGACCCGTTTCCGTTTCCACCTGCCAAGCTTGAAGTATATCGTGTAGGTAATTGCTGACACCGCTAGAGAGATGACTATCGCCCAGCGTACGCCGTATATGCCGAGTCCGGTGGCATCAGGGAGAATGTATGCCAGCGGTATCTGTAATAACCAGACCATCACCAGGCTAAGAATCATCGGCGGCACAGTATCACCGGCACCGGTGATGCAAAACTGCATCACAATAACGAACCCTATCAGGAGGTATCCGACTGCGCCTATCCGGAGGAAGGTACCGCCCATTTCTACCAGGTCGGGTTCCCTGTTAAAAATACCGATGATACCCTCCGCACCTAATAGAAGAGCCAAACAGCAGACAACCATAAACATCAGCGCCATGAACGATGCCTGCCAGCCACTTTTTTCAGCGCGACCGGGCTGCTCGGCACCGAGGTTCTGCCCGGCAAGGATTCCAGCCGCCATGCCCAGCCCTACTATCGGCATAAAGATAATCATCTCCACGCGTGATACAATGGTATGGGCAGCTACGGCATATGTCCCGAAGGGCGCCATAATCCTGACGAGGAAGAACGCACCGAGTGCCTGCTGCATACTCATAATACCGGATGGTACACCGATTCGGACAATACGCCAGATGATACCGGGGTCGATGCGGAAATTCTTTGTTATCAGTTTCATCCTGCCCCACCCCAGCCGGATCCTCTTTCTCGTCCTGTCGAAATAAATGGAACGCCCTGCTATAAGGACCCACAATGAAAGGCCCAGCCCCAGGGTCTGTGAGATGATATTGGTATATGCGGCACCACTGACCCCCAGTTGGGGAAATACCCACCAGCCGAGCACCAGAAAGGGACAAAGAACTATGTGGACAAACCGGAAGACAACTGAAATCCACATCGGCGTTACCGCGTCGCCTGCGGACTGGATAGCGGATTCGCACATCATGCGCACTATCATCACTACCCCACCGAGGAAAACAATCCTCAGGTAGCTTGTCCCTTCGAGGATGACTCCTTCTTCCAGGTCAAACAGGTTCATAATAGATTCGGTACAAAAGAGACCTATCATCGCCACAATCAAAGATATCACGGCACCCAGTACAAAGGCCTGTAATGCGACATGGTTAGCACTCTTACGGTCTTGTGCCCCGATGAAGCGGGCAATCATGGCTCTCATTCCCATACTGAGCCCCATAATTGCCGACATCACGAGCCCGACAGCAATACCGGCAACACCAACACCGGCGATAGCATCCGAACCCAGACTGCCGACCCAGACCATGTCAATGGTGGGACCAAGCATATTGAGGACAGAGCTTACTATCATCGGCCAGGCCAGCCTGATAAGATTGCCCGTAATGCTGCCCTGAGTCCAATCACGGTCGAACCCGGGCTGTCTTCCTCCCGGGCCCGCCGCTCCTGCCGTACTGCCAGTATCCATATTAAGTATTCACTATTAAAATATTATATTATTACTATACCCGTCTTCGTTTCCACCGACCTGTTCTGAAATAGAGCAGGTATGCAATCGCCCCAAATATAAGACCGGAGACAATTGCCCAACGCACACCGTACACACCGAGGTCTCCCACTTTTGGCAAGAGATAGGCCAGCGGTAACTGCAGCAACCAGACAGACACCAGACTGAAAATCATCGGGGGGACAGTATCGCCAGTCCCGGACAGGGTACTCATTAGCGAAGACGTAAATCCCATCACCATATAACCAGCTACCGCTATCCGCAGGAAGGTAGTAGCCACTGTCACTAACTCTGATTCCGAGTTAAAGATGCGCACGATAGGGCTCGGCACAATCAGGAGCACTATCGAGCAGACAATCAGAAAACCCTCAACCAGCAGTACCGCTATCCAGGCTCCCTTTTCAGCCCGGTCCGGTTTTCCGGCTCCAAGGTTCTGTCCCGCGAGCACCCCGGCTGCCTGACCGAACGCCATTCCCGGCATGAACATCACCATCTCAATCCGCTGAGTTATGGTATGGGCTGCTA is drawn from Dehalococcoidales bacterium and contains these coding sequences:
- a CDS encoding MATE family efflux transporter, with amino-acid sequence MDTGSTAGAAGPGGRQPGFDRDWTQGSITGNLIRLAWPMIVSSVLNMLGPTIDMVWVGSLGSDAIAGVGVAGIAVGLVMSAIMGLSMGMRAMIARFIGAQDRKSANHVALQAFVLGAVISLIVAMIGLFCTESIMNLFDLEEGVILEGTSYLRIVFLGGVVMIVRMMCESAIQSAGDAVTPMWISVVFRFVHIVLCPFLVLGWWVFPQLGVSGAAYTNIISQTLGLGLSLWVLIAGRSIYFDRTRKRIRLGWGRMKLITKNFRIDPGIIWRIVRIGVPSGIMSMQQALGAFFLVRIMAPFGTYAVAAHTIVSRVEMIIFMPIVGLGMAAGILAGQNLGAEQPGRAEKSGWQASFMALMFMVVCCLALLLGAEGIIGIFNREPDLVEMGGTFLRIGAVGYLLIGFVIVMQFCITGAGDTVPPMILSLVMVWLLQIPLAYILPDATGLGIYGVRWAIVISLAVSAITYTIYFKLGRWKRKRV
- a CDS encoding FmdB family zinc ribbon protein; translation: MPTYDYECQSCGHHFEKRQSYTDEPGAKCPRCQSASRRLFHPAPIIFKGSGFYVTDSRKPGDFGGDGHGDAGKSGAGQEKPADKKPAGEEKTTAGKDSGGAKE
- a CDS encoding SDR family NAD(P)-dependent oxidoreductase → MGKLDGKVAIVTGASRGIGKAIALLFAAEGAKVACAARTVTEGDHILEGSLMTTVSEIEKAGGTAVPMQVDVSHEESCRELVAKTREIFGPVDVMVNNAALTYFIPVKDIPVRRWLRSFSVNFHGPFILSQLALQDMVERGSGAIVNISSGAAIGPGRGPYKEATGGERGGTLYGAEKAALERFTQGLAEEVYRYGISVTCVSPSQVVPTPGTVYHNLVTGMDDPRGEPPEMMARAALLLATEPLDRVTGRVTYSQQILKEFGWIDKAQGAGVDRVGSGYSQI
- the dtd gene encoding D-aminoacyl-tRNA deacylase, whose translation is MKALLQRVGKASVSVGSELVGSIGRGLVVFVGVADGDSREDVEYLVSKTLGLRIFEDEAGKFNLSIEDVRGELLLVSQFTLLAGTRKGRRPSFTDAAPPEIAEELFENFVERARATGLSVATGRFQQYMQVEIHNDGPVTIMLDSRDRHLPRKALKKGSPEGASPLRQGSGGVPQI
- a CDS encoding MATE family efflux transporter; amino-acid sequence: MGIEEETEETPEYDRRRNGSDRDWTQGSIIGNLMKLSWPMMVSSSLNMLGPTIDMIWVGKLGSAAIAAVGVAGIGVQLLMSAIMGLAMGMRAIIARFIGARDLQSANYVAVQAFVVSAVVSVIMALVGLFLAESIMRLFPLEEEVILQGATYLRIVFVGGIVMVVRMMCEGAMQASGDAVTPMWIGIFFRFLHVALCPFMVLGWWVFPQLGVSGAAYTNIISQTLGLGLSLWVLFTGRSIYFSPVRKMLRLGQAQMKLTLDNFRIDPGIIWRIIRIGVPSSIMGMQMALAGFVFIRIMAPFGTFAVAAHTISQRVEMILFMPVMGLGMAAGTLAGQNLGAGQPERAERGGWLAAIVALALMAVCSLGLLLGAESVVTIFNKESGLVEMGSRFIRIATTGYFLIGFVIVLQFCISGAGDTVPPMVISLLMMWLIQLPLAYVLPNYTSLGVYGVRWAMVISIGAGAIGYTTYFKLGRWKRKRV
- a CDS encoding MATE family efflux transporter; amino-acid sequence: MEIEEETGETPEYGGKSRRFQRDWTRGSIIRNLLLLGWPMSINAIMTMMGPTIDMIWVGKLGEASIAGVGVAGTAVMVVNSARMGLTTGTRAMIARFIGAGDDKGANSVGQQAVVVSAVFSIIMAIIGIVLAEPIMRVFGLEEEVVSEGAAYMRIMFIGSVAMSFRMMAESVMQASGDSLTPMMASAGFRILHVALCPFLVFGWWIFPAMGVSGAAMTNVISQSLGAAVGLWALFSGKSVWLDRSRWWNDRGIIGRIAIWRVVQLVPSRLRLSLRNFSLDRNIIWRIVRIGIPASVTGIERSFANLVLVLFVTPFGTTAVAAHSLIQRVAQFAHMPAQGIGQAAGVLAGQNLGARQPGRAERTGWTAAALFSVVMVIASLVIVFWAEEIIGVFNSEPALKALGGNFLRIEIVSFVVFGLVMVLSQCLNGVGDTMIPMITTLLSMWLIQVPLAYFLPKYTDLGVYGVRWGIVSAIVLRAIIYTVYFKSGRWKSKRI
- a CDS encoding Fur family transcriptional regulator, which encodes MEYGRDIASALGKQGYRLTPQRLMIFEAIENSDDHISAEEMYSQVVAKYPNVNISTVYRTLELLKKLDLVTETDLGGGRFRYHPANKGHHHHLICRRCGATIDLDESLLVPLEKALLRKHDFVAEIRHLAITGLCSRCRQ
- a CDS encoding MATE family efflux transporter; its protein translation is MESTGSLEVKREKDWTRGSVTRNLLSLSWPMVVTEGLYMIGISIDMVWVGKLGAAAVAGIGIAGIYAGFQMMLMNGLGIGIRALVARFVGSGDIEQANHTGQQTFIIGVFYTLVMVILGLTLSEIVLTLMGLEPDVIAVGTDYMRIMFGFGSVTVAFWLIGYSIMQASGDAVTPLAIVIFYRLVHIPLSYALVFGWGLFPDMGASGAAMANVISRGIGMVLVLWALFTGRAVRFDWDRWLKGWADSQSSGNLLLRACAFMAVWRIPALEKGRLRLTMRHFRIDLSMVWRMVKIGIPASVMGVQRSLSLVVVAWLTAPFGTLAVAAHSLMQRVEMLLIPINIGLGTASGVLAGQNMGAGHPGRAERGSWQAVGLSTALMVICSVVVLVWAENIVSIFSTEPDIVEMTSTFMRIAAAGYVMLGLGVVLGQSLSGTGDTVPPMVIGMVASWLVILPLAYLLPELTEMGVLGIRWALVAGVFVTAIATVLYFRLGRWKRKRV